In Bacteroidota bacterium, a single window of DNA contains:
- a CDS encoding FHA domain-containing protein, with protein MDTKIVTKQAPTTPPHISIRIERDSSPTKKYEFTHDFKIGRDAECDVMLKETASSRVHAKVEFVDGRWWYEDLKSTNGSFKEGVKIERIPLTRTTRIGIGINGPLIYFTVEGEEVVDPTSAQGQADPSLSGVIKHYFDESSSAPAGERTQMVRRAFKHVSKKQKGKYMKIILAVLVLAIGAGIYAYIKHVQLEEQKALAEDIFYQMKQMDLDYAALVQKLTQSGDAGLKEEAAKYITRRRALQDKYDEFIKQLGIYDVKDDVDKAILHIARVFGECEINMPEDFVKEVKFYISEWKKSPRLRQAIARAEENGYIQHISEAMISQNLPPHYFYLGLQESDFIREQVGPQTRFGVAKGMWQFIATTAQEYGLKVGPLAALAKFDPADERHDPLKSTKAAASYIADIYNTEAQASGLLVMASYNWGHNVVKGLIRKMPQNPRDRNFWTFFRQYKDKLPKETYNYVFYIVSAAVIGDNPELFGFKFKKPLGEVGDKYGM; from the coding sequence ATGGACACAAAGATAGTGACCAAACAAGCCCCGACTACGCCTCCGCACATTTCCATCCGGATTGAGCGTGACAGTTCGCCGACGAAGAAGTACGAATTCACACACGACTTCAAAATCGGGCGTGATGCGGAGTGTGATGTGATGCTGAAGGAGACGGCCTCGAGCCGGGTCCATGCAAAAGTCGAATTCGTCGACGGTCGCTGGTGGTATGAAGATCTGAAGAGTACCAATGGATCTTTCAAGGAAGGTGTGAAGATCGAGCGCATTCCCTTGACGCGTACAACGCGAATCGGTATCGGCATTAATGGCCCCCTCATCTACTTCACAGTTGAAGGCGAGGAAGTTGTCGATCCGACGTCTGCGCAAGGGCAGGCCGATCCGTCACTGTCGGGCGTCATCAAGCACTATTTCGACGAGTCATCTTCTGCTCCGGCGGGCGAGCGCACGCAGATGGTACGCAGAGCCTTCAAGCACGTCTCCAAAAAGCAAAAAGGGAAGTACATGAAGATCATCCTCGCCGTGCTTGTTCTCGCCATCGGCGCGGGGATCTACGCGTACATCAAGCACGTACAGCTTGAAGAACAGAAAGCGCTTGCCGAGGATATTTTCTACCAGATGAAGCAAATGGATCTCGATTATGCAGCGCTGGTTCAGAAACTCACGCAATCCGGCGATGCGGGATTGAAAGAAGAAGCGGCAAAATACATCACCCGGCGGCGGGCTCTTCAGGACAAGTATGACGAATTCATCAAGCAGTTGGGCATTTACGACGTGAAGGATGATGTTGACAAGGCCATTTTGCATATTGCAAGAGTTTTTGGCGAATGCGAGATCAACATGCCGGAGGATTTTGTCAAAGAGGTGAAGTTCTACATCAGTGAGTGGAAAAAATCGCCCCGTCTTCGTCAGGCAATCGCCCGTGCCGAAGAGAATGGATACATTCAACACATCTCGGAAGCAATGATATCACAGAATCTCCCCCCCCATTATTTCTATCTTGGCTTGCAGGAAAGCGACTTCATACGCGAGCAGGTCGGCCCGCAAACACGGTTCGGCGTAGCAAAAGGAATGTGGCAATTCATCGCAACAACGGCGCAAGAATACGGACTGAAGGTCGGCCCGCTTGCCGCGCTTGCGAAATTCGACCCTGCGGATGAGCGGCACGATCCCCTCAAATCAACAAAAGCCGCGGCTTCGTACATTGCAGACATCTACAACACGGAAGCACAGGCATCAGGCCTGCTGGTAATGGCCTCGTATAATTGGGGACACAATGTTGTCAAAGGATTGATCCGCAAGATGCCGCAGAATCCGCGCGACAGGAACTTCTGGACGTTTTTCCGGCAGTACAAGGACAAACTGCCGAAGGAAACATACAACTACGTCTTCTACATTGTCTCGGCAGCCGTCATCGGAGATAATCCTGAGTTGTTCGGATTTAAGTTCAAGAAACCGCTTGGCGAGGTGGGGGACAAATACGGAATGTAG